The sequence below is a genomic window from Streptomyces sp. NBC_00289.
CCAGCAGGTTCCGGTCGTTGACCCAGATGTCGACGGTCTCGGTCGTGACCCCGGCCTGCTCGAGCTGCTTCTTCAGGTCGGCCAGCTTGCTCTTGTCGAGGCCGGAGTTCGCACCGGTCAGCTCGGCGACGTCGACCGTGCCCGAGTAGTGCGTGGTGTCCTCACCGCGCACCTTCTCCGTGCCGGTCTTCCGTACGTCCCCGGAGGCCAGCAGGAGCTTCACCGACTGGTTGGGGGTGGTGTTCTGCATCTGGTCCTTGAGGTAGGCGCCGGAGCTGCCGCCGAGTGCCTCGAGTTCGTCGTACGGGTATCGGATCCAGTGCTTGCCGCCCGTCTGCGCGGCGAACTTCTCGCCCATCCTGGCGTAGTAGGCGTCGGGCAGGTAGCGCGCCTCCATGGACGTGCTGCCGAGCCTGCGCATCGTGTCGGCGATCGTGCCGCCGGTGTACGTGATGGTCAGGGTGCCGGAGAGGCCGTCGCCCCAGCCGAGGGCGCCGTCGGCCGTCATGGACATCAGCGAGCCCATGGTGGTGGTCGACTCGACCTTGGCGGAGTCGGCCGCGTCGGTGGACTTCTCCGCGGTGCGCAGGGCGGCCATGGGACTGAGACGCGCGGAGCCCCCGCCCGAGGTCCCGCCGGACCCCTGGTCGCCCGTGCCGGAGTTCCCGGATCTCCCGGAGGAGTTAGGGGAGTCGGCGGAGTTGCAGGCGGCCACTGCGGTCAGCGCGGTCAGTGCCGCTATGGACAGGGTCACGCGGCGCACGGTCGTGCTCTTCATTCGTCCCACCCCTATGCGAATCCTGTGCCTGCCCGCACGCTAGCGCAGGGCACCGACACCCGTACCGACAAAGGGGACGGGCCCCGCAACCTCGAAGGTTGCGGGGCCCGTGACCGGATGTGGTGAGCCGTCAGGCTCAGACCGCGGCCGGGTCCTCCTCGACGAGGAGGTTGCGGGTGCGGTTCGAGTCGATCGGAATGCCGGGGCCGATCGTGGTGCTGATCGCGGCCTTCTTGATGTACCGACCCTTGGCGGCGGACGGCTTCAGACGGAGGATCTCCTCCAGCGCCGCGCCGTAGTTCTCCACCAGCTTGGTGTCGTCGAAGGACGTCTTGCCGATGATGAAGTGCAGGTTCGAGTGCTTGTCGACGCGGAACTCGATCTTGCCGCCCTTGATCTCGTTGACGGCCTTGACGACGTCCGGGGTCACGGTGCCGGTCTTGGGGTTCGGCATGAGACCACGGGGACCGAGCACGCGGCCGAGGCGGCCGACCTTGCCCATGAGGTCCGGGGTGGCGACGACGGCGTCGAAGTCCAGACGCCCCTTCGCCACCTCGTCGATGAGTTCGTCGGAGCCGACGATGTCGGCGCCCGCGGCACGCGCGGCCTCGGCACGGTCGCCGGTCGCGAAGACCAGGACCCGGGCGGTCTTGCCGGTGCCGTGCGGGAGGTTCACGGTGCCACGGACCATCTGGTCGGCCTTGCGCGGGTCGACACCCAGACGGAAGGCGACCTCGACGGTGCCGTCGAACTTGGACGTGGAGGTCTCCTTGGCGAGACGGACGGCCTCGAGCGGGGCGTAGAGCTTCTCCCGGTCGATCTTGGCGTCCGCAGCGCGGAGGGACTTGCTGCGCTTGCTCACTACTGCTCCTGTGTGTCTTGAGGAGTCGTGGTTGGGGCCGAGCAGGCCCTGCCACGGTGCTACGAAGGTGCTACGGGGCTGGGGATCAGCCCTCGACCGTGATGCCCATGGAACGGGCGGTGCCGGCGATGATCTTCGACGCGGCGTCCAGGTCGTTGGCGTTCAGGTCGGGGAGCTTAGTCGTGGCGATCTCACGGACCTGCGCCTCGGTGATCTTGGCGACCTTGGTCTTGTGCGGCTCGCCCGAGCCCTTCTCGACACCGGCGGCCTTGAGGATCATCTTCGCGGCCGGCGGGGTCTTGGTGACGAAGGTGAAGGAGCGGTCCTCGTAGACCGTGATCTCCACCGGGATCACCCAGCCACGCTGCGACTCGGTCGCCGCGTTGTAGGCCTTGCAGAACTCCATGATGTTCACGCCGTGCTGGCCCAGCGCGGGGCCGACCGGCGGGGCCGGGTTCGCCGCACCGGCGTTGATCTGGAGCTTGATGAGCCCCGTGACCTTCTTCTTCTTGGGAGGCATTCCGGGTCCTCTTTCGTTTTCGCCTACCTACGTCCGAGTCGCCCCGGACGGCTGCCTGCGCCCGGGCCAATGATCCGGATGGAGGCATACCGCACAACGATAACGGGTATCTGTGCGCGGCCAAAAACCGAGCAGGTCAGACCTGCTGCGAGAGCCTGTCTGACCTGCTCGGAAGACGTACGTCCAGAAGGTGCTAGTTCTTCTGGATCTGGTCGAAGGAGAGCTCGACGGGCGTCTCGCGCCCGAAGATCTCGACCAGGCCCTTGACCTTCTTGGAGTCGGGGTTGATCTCGTTGATGGTCGCCTGCAGCGTGGCGAACGGGCCGTCGGTGACGGTGACCGAGTCGCCCACCTCGAAGTCCAGCACCTGGACCTCGACCTTGCGCTGCGGAACCGGCTTGCCCTCGGCCTCGGCGGCCTCGCGGGCGGCCTTCTCCTCGGCCTCCGGGGCGAGCATCTTGACGATCTCGTCCAAGGTCAGCGGGTAGGGGTCGTAGGCGTTGCCCACGAAGCCGGTGACGCCGGGGGTGTTGCGGACGACGCCCCAGGACTCGTTCGTCAGGTCCATGCGCACCAGCACGTAGCCGGGGAGCTTGTTCTGGCGAATGGTCTTGCGCTCGCCGTTCTTGATCTGCGCGACCTCTTCCTGCGGCACCTCGGCCTGGAAGATGAAGTCCTCGACGTTCAGCGAGACGGCACGCTGCTCGAGGTTGGTCTTCACGCGGTTCTCGTAACCGGCGTAGGTGTGGATGACGTACCACTCGCCGGGCAGGAGGCGCAGTTCCTCGCGCAGGGCGGTGACGGGGTCGACCGGCTCCGGCTCTTCCGCCGGCTCCTCGGCCTCGTCGGCCTCATCGGAAACTGCCAGGTCGGCAGCGTCGACGTCCTCGTCCTCGACGTCCTCGCCGGACTCGTCCTCGACGTGGAGGGCGGTCTCCTCGGCGGGCTCGCCCAGTGCGGCTTCCGCAGCCTCGAACTCGTCTGCCTCGTCCGCGCCCTCGACGATGTCGAGTTCGTCATCCACGGACTCGTCCGGCTCGACGGCCTCGTTCACGTTCGGGTCAGACACGGTGGCTGCTTCTTCCTCGTTACATGGGGGTGGAACACGCGAAAGGGGCGCCGGTGACGGCGCCCTTCGCTCTTGGCTCAGCCGAAGACGTACTTGGCGGCGTGATCGAGCCCATAGTCAATCACGGTGACCAGGCCGATCATGATGATGACGAAGACGATCACCACGGTCGTGTAGGTCGTCAGCTGGTTGCGCGAAGGCCATACGACCTTGCGGAGCTCCGCGACCACCTGACGGTAGAACAGCGCGAGGCGCTTCAGCGGGCCCTTCTTCGCGCGCTTGCCGCCCTTGCGAGTCTTCTTGGACTCCGGCGCCTCATCCTGGGCATCAGGCATGTCGATGGAGCCCACGGCGTCCGTCACTCGTCCTCACCTGATTCCGGGTCGTGGCCGTGCCGCGCCCGGTCTGAGCCGCACGGCGGTGCATTACTGTACGTGCATGCGCACACATCCTGGCGAAGGAGTGTGTGTAGCAGGGCCGGAGGGACTTGAACCCCCAACCGCTGGTTTTGGAGACCAGTGCTCTACCAATTGAGCTACGACCCTTTGTGTGTCCCCCAACGTACCGCATCCAACCGGGTGCACGGTGTGCACCGGCTGAGCGCAGCCCGCAGAAGGCCAACGAGGTGAGAGTGTACGTGGTCTGTGGCCGGGCGTCGAACAGAAAGCGCCCGTACGGGCCTTGTCCACGGAAGATCGCCCAGCATGGAGGGCGAATCCGGACGGTTGTTCAGTTGTTGTTCAGTCTGTGAAACCCGCGTGCCGGGGGCGTTTCCGGTCTGAAACGATGGGGCCATGAGCGCTGCAACCCCTCCCACCGAGCGCCGGGTCTCCGCCCGCGTCGGCGCGATCTCCGAGTCCGCCACCCTCGCCGTGGATGCCAAGGCCAAGGCCCTGAAGGCCGCCGGTCGTCCGGTGATCGGCTTCGGCGCCGGTGAACCGGACTTCCCGACCCCGGACTACATCGTCGAAGCCGCGATCGAGGCCTGCAAGAACCCCAAGTACCACCGCTACACGCCGGCCGGTGGTCTGCCCGAGCTGAAGGCCGCGATCGCCGCGAAGACCCTGCGCGACTCGAACTACGAGGTCGACCCCTCGCAGATCCTCGTCACCAACGGCGGCAAGCAGGCCATCTACGAGGCGTTCGCCGCGATCCTCGACCCGGGCGACGAGGTCATCGTCCCGGCTCCGTACTGGACGACGTACCCGGAGTCGATCCGTCTGGCCGGCGGTGTCCCCGTCGAGGTCGTCGCGGACGAGACGACCGGCTACCGCGTCTCGGTGGAGCAGCTGGAGGCGGCCCGCACGGAGAAGACGAAGGTCGTCCTGTTCGTCTCCCCCTCCAACCCGACCGGCGCGGTCTACAGCGCCGAGGACGCCGAGGCGCTCGGCCGCTGGGCCGTCGAGCACGGCCTGTGGGTGCTGACCGACGAGATCTACGAGCACCTCGTCTACGGCAACGCCACGTTCACCTCGCTGCCCGCGATCCTGCCGGAGCTGCGCGACAAGTGCATCGTGGTCAACGGCGTCGCGAAGACCTACGCCATGACCGGCTGGCGGGTCGGCTGGATCATCGGCCCGAAGGACGTCGTCAAGGCAGCGACGAACCTGCAGTCGCACGCCACGTCGAACGTGTCCAACGTGGCGCAGGTGGCGGCCCTGGCCGCGGTCTCCGGCGACCTGGACGCGGTCGCGAAGATGCGCGAGGCCTTCGACCGCCGCCGCAAGACGATCGTGCGCATGCTCAACGAGATCGAGGGCGTGCTCTGCCCGGAGCCCGAGGGCGCCTTCTACGCGTACCCCTCGGTGAAGGCGCTGATCGGCAAGGAGATCAGGGGCAGGCGCCCGCAGAACACGGTGGAGCTGGCCGCGCTGATCCTCGAGGAGGTCGAGGTCGCGGTCGTCCCGGGTGAGGCGTTCGGCACACCGGGCTACCTGCGGCTGTCGTACGCCCTGGGTGACGAGGACCTCGTCGAGGGCGTGAGCCGGATCCAGAAGCTGCTGGCGGAGGCCACGGACTGAGCCCGCTCACCGCGAGCGGGCCGGCGGGCCGTTTCCCTCGGGGAGGCGGCCCGCTTCTTCGTGTCTTCGTGCGAGCAAGACCACGATCGGGGAAAGCGCTACCGGGAGGGCGGGCAGGTGCGGCAGGATTCCGGAATGGAGCGTGTACGTGATGTCTCTGAGCTGCCCAAAGCCCATCTGCACCTGCACTTCACCGGGTCGATGCGTGCCACCACCGTGCTGGAACTGGCCGACAAGCACGGCGTGCGGCTGCCCGACGCGCTGACCGGGGCGCTGACCAGCGGGGAGCCACCGAAGCTGCGGGCCACCG
It includes:
- the rplA gene encoding 50S ribosomal protein L1, whose amino-acid sequence is MSKRSKSLRAADAKIDREKLYAPLEAVRLAKETSTSKFDGTVEVAFRLGVDPRKADQMVRGTVNLPHGTGKTARVLVFATGDRAEAARAAGADIVGSDELIDEVAKGRLDFDAVVATPDLMGKVGRLGRVLGPRGLMPNPKTGTVTPDVVKAVNEIKGGKIEFRVDKHSNLHFIIGKTSFDDTKLVENYGAALEEILRLKPSAAKGRYIKKAAISTTIGPGIPIDSNRTRNLLVEEDPAAV
- the rplK gene encoding 50S ribosomal protein L11 is translated as MPPKKKKVTGLIKLQINAGAANPAPPVGPALGQHGVNIMEFCKAYNAATESQRGWVIPVEITVYEDRSFTFVTKTPPAAKMILKAAGVEKGSGEPHKTKVAKITEAQVREIATTKLPDLNANDLDAASKIIAGTARSMGITVEG
- the nusG gene encoding transcription termination/antitermination protein NusG translates to MSDPNVNEAVEPDESVDDELDIVEGADEADEFEAAEAALGEPAEETALHVEDESGEDVEDEDVDAADLAVSDEADEAEEPAEEPEPVDPVTALREELRLLPGEWYVIHTYAGYENRVKTNLEQRAVSLNVEDFIFQAEVPQEEVAQIKNGERKTIRQNKLPGYVLVRMDLTNESWGVVRNTPGVTGFVGNAYDPYPLTLDEIVKMLAPEAEEKAAREAAEAEGKPVPQRKVEVQVLDFEVGDSVTVTDGPFATLQATINEINPDSKKVKGLVEIFGRETPVELSFDQIQKN
- the secE gene encoding preprotein translocase subunit SecE; amino-acid sequence: MTDAVGSIDMPDAQDEAPESKKTRKGGKRAKKGPLKRLALFYRQVVAELRKVVWPSRNQLTTYTTVVIVFVIIMIGLVTVIDYGLDHAAKYVFG
- a CDS encoding pyridoxal phosphate-dependent aminotransferase; this encodes MSAATPPTERRVSARVGAISESATLAVDAKAKALKAAGRPVIGFGAGEPDFPTPDYIVEAAIEACKNPKYHRYTPAGGLPELKAAIAAKTLRDSNYEVDPSQILVTNGGKQAIYEAFAAILDPGDEVIVPAPYWTTYPESIRLAGGVPVEVVADETTGYRVSVEQLEAARTEKTKVVLFVSPSNPTGAVYSAEDAEALGRWAVEHGLWVLTDEIYEHLVYGNATFTSLPAILPELRDKCIVVNGVAKTYAMTGWRVGWIIGPKDVVKAATNLQSHATSNVSNVAQVAALAAVSGDLDAVAKMREAFDRRRKTIVRMLNEIEGVLCPEPEGAFYAYPSVKALIGKEIRGRRPQNTVELAALILEEVEVAVVPGEAFGTPGYLRLSYALGDEDLVEGVSRIQKLLAEATD